Proteins encoded together in one Pogoniulus pusillus isolate bPogPus1 unplaced genomic scaffold, bPogPus1.pri scaffold_58_arrow_ctg1, whole genome shotgun sequence window:
- the ATG101 gene encoding autophagy-related protein 101, with protein MNCRAEVLEVSVEGRQVEEAMLAVLHTVLLHRSTGKFHYKKEGTYSIGTVGTQDVDCDFIDFAYVRVSSEELDRALRKAVGEFKDALRGSGSDGMGQISLEFYQKKKSRWPFSDECIPWELWTVKVNVVNLANEQERQICREKVGEKLCEKIINIVEVMNRHEYLPKMPTQSEVDNVFDTSLKDVQPYLYKISYQITDSLGTSVTTTMRRLIKDTLAL; from the exons ATGAACTGCcgagcagaggtgctggaggtgtcGGTGGAGGGCCGGCAGGTGGAGGAGGCCATGCTGGCCGTGCTGCACACCGTCCTGCTGCACCGCAGCACCGGCAAGTTCCACTACAAGAAGGAGGGCACCTACTCCATTGGCACCGTGGGCACCCAGGACGTGGACTGCGACTTCATCGACTTCGCCTACGTCCGCGTCTCCTCCGAGGAGCTGGACCGAGCCCTCCGCAAGGCTGTTGGGGAGTTCAAG GACGCTCTGCGCGGCTCAGGCAGCGACGGCATGGGGCAGATCTCTTTGGAGTTCTACCAGAAGAAGAAGTCTCGTTGGCCCTTCTCGGATGAGTGCATCCCCTGGGAGCTGTGGACCGTCAAAGTGAACGTGGTGAACTTGGCCAACGAGCAGGAGAGGCAGATCTGCCGCGAGAAGGTGGGCGAGAAGCTCTGCGAGAAGATCATCAACATCGTGGAGGTGATGAACCGCCACGAGTACCTGCCCAAGATGCCCACCCAGTCCGAGGTGGACAACGTCTTTGACACCAGCCTGAAGGATGTGCAACCCTACCTCTACAAGATCTCCTACCAGATCACAGACTCCCTGGGCACCTCGGTCACCACCACCATGCGCCGGCTCATCAAGGACACGCTGGCGCTGTAG